One Nisaea sediminum genomic window carries:
- a CDS encoding NAD(P) transhydrogenase subunit alpha: MDATQIEQKAKALAEQAASLAGEITQFAADAGSVATDAAAATHSGPYSFISLFTVFILACFVGYYVVWRVTPALHSPLMGVTNAISSVIIVGALIAAGPAEMNFSQVMGFCAVVLASVNIFGGFIVTQRMLSMFKKKR; this comes from the coding sequence ATGGATGCCACCCAGATTGAACAAAAGGCGAAGGCGCTTGCCGAACAGGCGGCCAGCCTTGCCGGCGAGATCACGCAGTTCGCCGCCGACGCGGGCAGCGTCGCGACCGATGCCGCGGCGGCCACGCATTCCGGCCCCTACAGCTTCATCTCGCTCTTCACCGTCTTCATCCTCGCCTGCTTCGTCGGCTATTACGTCGTCTGGCGGGTGACGCCGGCGCTGCATTCGCCGCTGATGGGCGTGACCAACGCGATCTCCTCCGTGATCATCGTCGGCGCGCTGATCGCCGCCGGTCCGGCGGAAATGAACTTTTCCCAGGTCATGGGCTTCTGCGCCGTGGTGCTGGCCTCCGTGAACATCTTCGGCGGCTTCATCGTCACGCAGCGCATGCTGTCCATGTTCAAAAAGAAGCGCTGA
- a CDS encoding NAD(P)(+) transhydrogenase (Re/Si-specific) subunit beta, translated as MTENLSAFLYLISSICFIMALKGLSSPDSARQGNMFGIAGMTIAILTTLAMPEVMSYGTILAGIVIGGSIGAFIARKIQMTALPQLVAAFHSLVGLAACFVAAAAFFRPEAYGIGTPGNIAVGSLVEMAIGLAIGAVTFTGSIIAFGKLQGLISGKPVTFAGQHPLNAALGLLLIALVIWLCVSQSPSAFWAIFLLALVLGILIIIPIGGADMPVVISMLNSYSGWAACGIGFTLGNSLLIITGALVGSSGAILSYIMCKGMNRSFFSVILGGFGGESEAAAMGGPGGDRSVKSGSADDAAFIMENASSVIIVPGYGMAVAQAQHALRELGDILKSKGVKVRYAIHPVAGRMPGHMNVLLAEANVPYEDVLELEEINRDFSQTDVAFVIGANDVTNPAAKTDPSSPIYGMPILDVENAKTVLFVKRGMASGYAGVENELFFRDNTMMLFSDAKKMCEEIVQALD; from the coding sequence ATGACCGAGAATCTCTCCGCCTTCCTCTATCTGATCTCCAGCATCTGCTTCATCATGGCGCTGAAGGGGCTGAGTTCCCCCGACAGCGCCCGGCAGGGCAACATGTTCGGCATCGCCGGCATGACGATCGCCATCCTCACCACCCTGGCGATGCCGGAAGTGATGAGCTACGGCACCATCCTCGCCGGCATCGTGATCGGCGGCTCGATCGGTGCCTTCATCGCCCGCAAGATCCAGATGACGGCACTGCCGCAGCTCGTCGCGGCCTTCCACAGCCTGGTCGGTCTCGCCGCCTGTTTCGTCGCGGCGGCGGCCTTCTTCCGGCCGGAAGCCTACGGTATCGGCACGCCCGGCAACATCGCCGTCGGCTCGCTGGTCGAGATGGCCATCGGCCTTGCCATCGGCGCGGTGACCTTCACCGGATCGATCATCGCCTTCGGCAAGCTGCAGGGCCTGATCTCCGGCAAGCCGGTCACCTTCGCCGGCCAGCACCCGCTGAACGCCGCGCTCGGCCTGCTGCTGATCGCACTTGTGATCTGGCTTTGCGTCAGCCAGAGCCCGAGTGCCTTCTGGGCGATTTTCCTGCTCGCGCTGGTGCTCGGCATCCTGATCATCATCCCAATCGGCGGCGCCGACATGCCGGTCGTGATCTCGATGCTGAACTCCTATTCCGGCTGGGCCGCCTGCGGCATCGGCTTCACCCTCGGCAACTCGCTGCTGATCATCACCGGGGCGCTGGTCGGCTCCTCGGGCGCGATCCTCAGCTACATCATGTGCAAGGGCATGAACCGCTCCTTCTTCAGCGTCATCCTCGGCGGCTTCGGCGGCGAGAGCGAGGCGGCGGCGATGGGCGGGCCGGGCGGCGACCGTTCGGTGAAATCCGGCAGCGCCGACGACGCGGCCTTCATCATGGAGAACGCCTCCTCCGTCATCATCGTGCCCGGCTACGGCATGGCGGTGGCGCAGGCCCAGCATGCGCTGCGCGAGCTCGGCGATATCCTGAAGTCGAAAGGCGTCAAGGTGCGTTACGCGATCCATCCGGTTGCCGGCCGCATGCCGGGGCACATGAACGTGCTGCTGGCCGAAGCCAACGTGCCCTACGAGGACGTGCTGGAACTGGAGGAGATCAACCGCGATTTCAGCCAGACCGACGTCGCCTTCGTGATCGGCGCCAACGACGTGACCAACCCGGCCGCGAAGACCGACCCGTCGAGCCCGATCTACGGCATGCCGATCCTCGATGTCGAGAACGCCAAGACCGTGCTGTTCGTCAAGCGCGGCATGGCGTCCGGCTATGCCGGCGTCGAGAACGAGCTGTTCTTCCGCGACAACACGATGATGCTGTTCTCGGACGCGAAGAAGATGTGCGAGGAAATCGTGCAGGCCCTCGACTGA
- a CDS encoding CHASE2 domain-containing protein — MADLKKRRFGFARLVSRYRNRLLFALVPALVICFELLGWLAPIDRMLLEQRYRWLTQPASGETVVIEIDADTIGAVGVWPFPRTVFADVISRLNAAGARTIALDVDFSARSTEADDAALRAAIAESNGRVILPRFVQQSRRGGETGAIIERSATQFADGTGSFGGVNVTPDVDSRIWHYNAFDAHDGTKRPSLAVLLAEGHVSRDRFLIDFGISFESVPHLSMTQILDSTFDPSFVEGRRVLIGATAIELGDQLPVPKYGFLPGVYVQALAAESMIKGRALWSSTDIATALGLLLLLPVGYQVLRRNWRTSAAIVIVSGAALVALATVVQSASVLVLNIAAWLVALAGWWLLDLFGTLREQAIRLFRQRMSGTYRRELIRRVVDDSFDGIVISDSLGRIESINRTAERILAIDASEVTGGKLSDIFRKDVHEEIWGRIQAGLIGEQFDLSIRHPDGMVIETEMVISTIAMAPSRSRFERRRTERRVYVITFRDITERKIAEESKSAALKEAMRANRAKSQFLANVSHELRTPLNAILGFSDLIRSQVFGALGNQRYVEYVESINHSGTLLLELINSILDISRMESGEEELKMEIFDVEALLRECKSVMAGLIAKSPRVLTCSVAPATEHISADRSLMRQVFVNLLTNAFKFTDERGEIRVEVGLNADREVVIEVSDNGFGIPEEERAAIFEPFHQSSGDYVRKSDGFGLGLFIVHRIVLAHGGRIEVESELDVGTTIRVVLPATCSASHRDLASAG, encoded by the coding sequence GTGGCTGACCTTAAGAAGCGACGGTTTGGATTTGCGCGTCTTGTTTCCCGCTACAGGAACCGGCTTCTCTTCGCACTCGTTCCGGCGCTTGTCATCTGCTTCGAGCTTCTGGGCTGGCTTGCTCCGATCGACCGGATGCTGCTGGAGCAGCGGTATCGCTGGCTCACCCAACCGGCAAGCGGCGAGACTGTCGTCATCGAGATTGATGCCGACACGATCGGCGCCGTCGGGGTCTGGCCGTTCCCCCGGACGGTCTTCGCGGATGTGATCTCGCGTCTGAATGCTGCAGGCGCTCGGACCATCGCTCTCGATGTTGATTTCAGCGCGCGGTCGACCGAGGCGGACGATGCTGCATTGAGAGCGGCGATCGCCGAGAGCAATGGCCGCGTCATTCTTCCTCGGTTTGTTCAGCAAAGCCGCCGCGGTGGTGAGACCGGGGCGATCATCGAACGGTCCGCGACCCAGTTTGCCGACGGCACGGGAAGCTTCGGGGGCGTCAACGTGACGCCGGATGTGGACTCGCGAATTTGGCATTATAACGCATTTGATGCCCATGACGGCACGAAGCGTCCGTCACTCGCCGTGCTCCTGGCCGAAGGCCACGTCTCACGCGATCGTTTCCTCATCGATTTCGGAATTTCCTTCGAGAGCGTTCCGCATCTTTCGATGACGCAGATCCTGGATAGTACTTTCGATCCGAGCTTCGTTGAGGGGCGTCGTGTGCTCATCGGTGCGACCGCGATCGAACTCGGCGATCAGCTTCCCGTTCCGAAATACGGTTTTCTGCCGGGTGTTTATGTCCAGGCACTTGCCGCCGAGAGCATGATCAAGGGCAGGGCGCTCTGGTCGAGCACGGATATCGCAACCGCGCTTGGCCTGTTGCTTCTGCTGCCGGTCGGATACCAGGTTCTCCGGCGCAACTGGCGGACCTCCGCCGCGATCGTCATCGTATCGGGCGCGGCTCTTGTCGCGCTCGCGACTGTCGTCCAGTCCGCCTCGGTATTGGTGCTCAATATCGCGGCCTGGCTCGTTGCGCTCGCCGGGTGGTGGCTACTCGATCTGTTCGGGACACTGCGCGAGCAGGCAATCCGATTGTTCCGGCAGCGTATGTCGGGCACCTACCGCCGGGAGCTGATCCGCCGGGTGGTCGATGACAGTTTCGACGGGATCGTCATTTCCGACAGTCTCGGACGGATCGAGAGCATCAACAGGACTGCCGAGCGGATACTCGCGATTGACGCTTCGGAAGTAACAGGTGGAAAACTCTCCGACATCTTCCGAAAGGATGTCCACGAGGAGATATGGGGCCGTATCCAGGCCGGTCTGATAGGCGAGCAATTCGACCTCAGCATCCGCCATCCGGACGGGATGGTGATCGAGACAGAGATGGTGATCAGCACCATCGCGATGGCGCCGAGCAGGAGCCGCTTCGAACGCCGCCGCACCGAACGGCGCGTCTACGTGATCACCTTTCGCGACATCACCGAACGAAAGATCGCCGAGGAATCGAAGAGTGCGGCGCTCAAGGAAGCGATGCGCGCGAACCGAGCGAAATCCCAGTTCCTGGCGAATGTCAGTCACGAGCTTCGCACGCCGCTCAACGCGATCCTGGGGTTCTCGGACCTTATCCGCTCCCAGGTCTTCGGGGCGCTCGGCAACCAGCGCTACGTTGAATATGTAGAAAGCATCAACCACAGCGGCACACTCCTTCTGGAGCTGATCAACTCGATCCTCGATATCTCGCGCATGGAAAGCGGCGAGGAAGAACTCAAGATGGAGATCTTCGACGTTGAAGCCCTGTTGCGGGAATGCAAATCGGTGATGGCGGGGCTGATCGCGAAATCGCCGCGTGTTCTGACCTGCAGCGTTGCGCCTGCGACCGAACATATCAGTGCCGACCGGAGCCTGATGCGGCAGGTCTTCGTCAACCTGCTGACCAATGCTTTCAAGTTTACCGACGAGCGTGGCGAGATCCGGGTCGAGGTTGGACTGAACGCGGACCGTGAGGTCGTGATCGAGGTGAGCGACAATGGATTCGGTATCCCCGAAGAGGAGCGCGCCGCGATCTTCGAGCCGTTCCATCAGTCATCGGGCGACTACGTGAGGAAGTCCGACGGCTTCGGTCTCGGGCTCTTCATCGTGCACCGGATCGTCCTCGCCCATGGCGGCCGCATCGAAGTGGAGAGCGAACTCGACGTGGGAACCACGATCCGCGTGGTTCTGCCCGCGACCTGTTCCGCCTCACACCGCGACCTGGCCAGCGCCGGCTGA
- a CDS encoding PAS domain-containing protein: MARPELYDFNRSTFLYAERISLEKLPDDSLVRQAHTFWRGLVEAPALPARSDFTPADIPRPVLPWLFLMEVLREPDGKLDYRYRLAGTSNVSVVSRDPTGRLASEIFKNGDRAFMLKSFDATVLEAEPTFWNAAVPHDRIEKIELWRGLFPLAEDRKTVDTLLGIAVPQSTWR, encoded by the coding sequence ATGGCCCGTCCGGAGCTATACGACTTCAATCGGTCCACCTTTCTGTACGCCGAGCGCATTTCGCTTGAGAAATTGCCGGACGATTCGCTCGTCCGGCAGGCTCACACTTTCTGGCGCGGGCTTGTCGAGGCCCCGGCGCTTCCCGCCCGTTCGGATTTCACTCCGGCCGACATCCCGCGGCCCGTCCTTCCCTGGCTGTTCCTCATGGAGGTCTTGAGGGAACCTGACGGTAAGCTCGACTATCGCTACAGGCTCGCCGGGACCAGCAACGTATCCGTCGTCAGTCGCGATCCGACCGGGCGACTGGCCTCGGAGATCTTCAAGAACGGCGACCGCGCCTTCATGCTCAAGAGTTTCGATGCGACGGTCCTTGAAGCCGAGCCGACTTTCTGGAACGCGGCCGTTCCGCACGACCGGATCGAAAAGATCGAACTCTGGCGCGGCCTCTTCCCCCTTGCCGAGGATCGAAAGACCGTCGATACCCTACTTGGTATTGCGGTTCCACAATCCACTTGGCGTTAG
- the dtd gene encoding D-aminoacyl-tRNA deacylase — protein sequence MRVLLQRVSEAAVRVDGEVVGEIGRGLLALVCAVHGDSAAEAEKLAAKTVKLRIFEDEDGKMNRSVADIGGGVLVVSQFTLAADTRKGNRPSFIGAAAPEIANPLVDHFGATLEAAGLPVAKGRFAADMKVSLVNDGPVTIWLDSAA from the coding sequence ATGCGCGTACTTCTGCAAAGAGTGAGCGAGGCCGCCGTCCGGGTCGACGGAGAGGTGGTCGGAGAGATCGGGCGCGGGCTCCTGGCGCTTGTCTGCGCGGTTCACGGTGACAGCGCGGCAGAAGCGGAAAAGCTTGCGGCGAAAACCGTGAAACTGAGGATCTTCGAGGACGAGGATGGAAAGATGAACCGGTCGGTCGCCGATATCGGCGGCGGCGTCCTCGTCGTCTCGCAATTCACCCTCGCCGCCGATACGCGCAAGGGCAACAGGCCGAGCTTTATCGGCGCCGCCGCGCCGGAGATCGCGAACCCGCTGGTCGACCATTTCGGCGCTACGCTCGAGGCGGCGGGCCTGCCCGTCGCAAAGGGAAGGTTCGCTGCCGACATGAAGGTGTCGCTGGTCAATGACGGACCGGTCACGATCTGGCTGGACAGCGCGGCATGA
- the metZ gene encoding O-succinylhomoserine sulfhydrylase — translation MSDKTNPAFTEAADWDLETRLVRGGTRRSEFGETAEALFLTSGYVYESADSAEARFNGEEDGFMYSRYGNPTVQMFEDRMALLEDAETCFATASGMAAVWAALICQLKTGDHVVAARALFGSCHHILTKIFPKFGIEATLIDGTDINQWRGAVRPNTKVFFFETPSNPTLEIIDIPAVVEIAHKAGARVVIDNVFSTPILQQPIRLGADVSVYSGTKHIDGQGRTLGGAVLCSNEFRKDYLEPFMRHTGGCLSPFNAWVLLKGLETLELRVQRQCENAQKIAEFLEGHDKIARVIYPGLASHPQHELAARQMSGFGTLVSFDVKGGKEAAFKLLNGLEIVDISNNLGDTKSLITHPYTTTHRAMEEADRAALGIGQGLVRISAGIESASDLIGDLNQALDAV, via the coding sequence ATGAGTGACAAGACCAACCCCGCCTTCACCGAAGCCGCCGACTGGGACCTTGAGACCCGCCTCGTGCGTGGCGGCACCCGCCGTTCCGAATTCGGCGAGACCGCAGAGGCGCTCTTCCTGACTTCGGGCTATGTCTACGAGAGCGCCGATTCCGCCGAGGCCCGCTTCAACGGCGAGGAAGACGGCTTCATGTATTCCCGCTACGGCAACCCGACGGTCCAGATGTTCGAGGACCGGATGGCGCTGCTGGAGGATGCGGAGACCTGTTTTGCCACCGCGAGCGGCATGGCCGCGGTCTGGGCGGCCCTGATCTGCCAGCTGAAGACCGGCGACCACGTGGTCGCGGCGCGCGCCCTCTTCGGCTCCTGCCACCACATCCTGACCAAGATCTTCCCGAAGTTCGGTATCGAGGCGACGCTGATCGACGGTACCGACATCAACCAGTGGCGCGGCGCGGTCCGGCCGAACACTAAGGTCTTCTTCTTCGAGACTCCGTCAAACCCGACGCTGGAAATCATCGATATCCCGGCCGTGGTCGAGATCGCCCACAAGGCCGGTGCCCGCGTCGTCATCGACAACGTGTTCTCGACCCCGATCCTGCAGCAGCCGATCCGGCTCGGCGCCGACGTCTCGGTCTATTCCGGCACCAAGCATATCGACGGCCAGGGCCGCACGCTCGGCGGCGCGGTGCTATGCTCCAACGAGTTCCGCAAGGACTATCTCGAACCTTTCATGCGCCATACCGGCGGCTGTCTCAGCCCGTTCAATGCCTGGGTCCTGCTGAAAGGTCTGGAGACCCTCGAGCTCCGGGTGCAGCGCCAGTGCGAGAACGCGCAGAAGATCGCCGAGTTCCTCGAGGGGCACGACAAGATCGCGCGGGTGATCTATCCGGGCCTCGCCTCGCATCCGCAGCACGAACTCGCAGCAAGACAGATGAGCGGCTTCGGCACCCTCGTCTCGTTCGACGTGAAAGGCGGCAAGGAGGCGGCTTTCAAGCTCCTGAACGGGCTCGAGATCGTCGATATCTCGAACAATCTCGGCGACACCAAGAGCCTGATCACCCATCCCTACACCACCACCCACCGGGCGATGGAGGAAGCGGACCGGGCCGCACTCGGTATCGGACAGGGTCTGGTGCGGATCTCCGCCGGGATCGAGAGCGCCTCCGACCTGATCGGCGATCTCAACCAGGCGCTGGATGCGGTCTGA
- a CDS encoding Lrp/AsnC family transcriptional regulator, producing the protein MRRVKLDRIDRRILRDLQDNGRMTNVDLANRAGISAPPCLRRVRALEEAGFIRGYHADVNPEALGYKVTIFAFVGLNSQAEDDLVAFEEMVEDWPEVRECHMLSGETDFLLKVVAKDWDTFQKFLTTRLTPAPNVSHVKTALSFRTRKQLPGVPVEIDVEDDEDDGED; encoded by the coding sequence ATGCGGCGCGTCAAGCTCGACCGTATCGATCGGCGCATTCTCCGCGACCTGCAGGACAACGGGCGCATGACCAACGTTGATCTTGCGAACCGGGCCGGCATCTCGGCACCGCCCTGTCTCCGGCGCGTCCGCGCCCTCGAGGAGGCCGGCTTCATCCGCGGCTACCATGCCGACGTGAATCCCGAGGCGCTCGGCTACAAGGTGACGATCTTCGCTTTTGTCGGCCTCAATAGCCAGGCCGAGGACGATCTCGTCGCCTTCGAGGAAATGGTCGAGGACTGGCCCGAAGTCCGGGAATGCCACATGCTTTCCGGCGAGACCGACTTCCTGCTGAAAGTCGTCGCCAAGGACTGGGACACCTTCCAGAAATTCCTGACCACCCGCCTCACCCCGGCGCCGAATGTCTCCCACGTGAAGACCGCGCTCTCTTTCCGCACGCGCAAACAATTGCCGGGCGTGCCGGTCGAGATCGATGTCGAGGACGACGAAGACGACGGCGAGGACTGA
- a CDS encoding GNAT family N-acetyltransferase — MPERSPDLHIRPVAEDDAGEIVLLLNRIIDARSYTSMSETMSVADQKHFIATLPERAVYLSAWNGASGKLLGVQDCLPDPDDQKQCDISTFVSLETFRGGVGSALFDRMIEFVRHQGYRRIRAVIRSDNKHALLFYRAMGFRTGKFGNGKIEALFELPA, encoded by the coding sequence ATGCCCGAAAGGTCTCCAGACCTCCATATCCGCCCCGTCGCAGAGGATGACGCGGGCGAGATTGTCCTGCTCCTGAACAGAATCATCGACGCACGCTCCTATACAAGCATGTCCGAAACGATGAGCGTCGCAGATCAGAAACATTTCATCGCCACGCTGCCCGAACGGGCGGTCTATCTTTCCGCCTGGAACGGCGCGTCCGGCAAGCTCCTCGGAGTACAGGATTGCCTGCCCGATCCGGACGATCAGAAACAATGCGACATCAGCACCTTCGTCTCGCTCGAAACATTCCGCGGAGGAGTCGGCAGCGCCCTGTTCGACCGCATGATCGAATTCGTCCGGCACCAGGGTTACCGCCGGATACGCGCCGTTATTCGCAGCGATAACAAGCACGCGCTCCTCTTCTACCGGGCAATGGGGTTCCGCACCGGCAAGTTCGGCAACGGCAAGATCGAAGCATTGTTCGAGCTTCCGGCCTAG
- a CDS encoding LysE family translocator: MTDTYLSGMLLAYLASLLGMLSPGPNILAVIGTSMSTGRAAGKALALGVAAGSLAWGALTLLGLTALLALYASALTMIKIAGAFYLLLLAFRSFRSAFSKTDQAESDVGAAAGPWGYFRRGLLIQLTNPKAALTWVAIMSLAMGPGTPHWVGAAVVLAAFANSALGHLAYAVAFSTQPAVTAYRRMRRWIDGALGCFFCFASYKILTSRD, from the coding sequence ATGACCGATACCTATCTCTCCGGCATGCTTCTCGCGTATCTCGCCTCGCTGCTCGGCATGCTGAGTCCGGGACCGAACATTCTCGCCGTGATCGGCACCTCGATGTCCACCGGCCGGGCAGCCGGAAAGGCTCTGGCGCTGGGCGTGGCGGCCGGATCGCTCGCCTGGGGAGCGCTGACACTGCTCGGGCTGACCGCTCTGCTCGCGCTCTACGCCTCGGCACTGACGATGATCAAGATCGCCGGTGCGTTCTATCTGCTTCTGCTCGCCTTCAGATCGTTCCGTTCGGCCTTCTCGAAGACCGATCAGGCCGAGTCCGACGTCGGCGCCGCGGCCGGGCCCTGGGGATACTTCCGGCGCGGTCTGCTGATACAGCTCACCAATCCGAAAGCCGCTTTGACCTGGGTCGCCATCATGTCCCTCGCGATGGGCCCCGGCACGCCGCACTGGGTCGGCGCGGCTGTCGTGCTGGCCGCCTTCGCCAATTCCGCGCTCGGCCATCTCGCCTATGCCGTCGCCTTTTCCACCCAGCCGGCAGTCACAGCCTATCGCCGGATGCGTCGTTGGATAGACGGGGCGCTCGGCTGTTTCTTCTGCTTCGCCAGTTACAAGATCCTGACCAGCCGGGACTGA
- a CDS encoding mitochondrial fission ELM1 family protein — protein sequence MSPPEPSSVWVVSDGTRGMEVQSLALARALGADPVVKRIRPAPWLRVFPSLGAWSAVPPAVGGDPLSPPWPDLVIGCGRRTAGAVLAVRARSRGCSFAAQIQDPRIDPGLFDALVVPEHDPVRGDNVILTTGSLNALAFTDLKAEAKRFAPLIRSLPGPRVLVAVGGPTRKQQVDPALADRFVGHLEQLIDSGCGLMMTASRRTPERLARALTALADAEPAALLWDGTGENPYFGFLGAADAIVVTSDSVNMTSEACSSGKGVYVADLLTPSGRIATFQKTLRERGLTRPFAGHVEPFLYEPLRDAEKAAEALRGLMARRQR from the coding sequence ATGAGTCCGCCGGAACCATCGTCGGTCTGGGTCGTCAGCGACGGCACGCGGGGTATGGAGGTGCAGTCCCTCGCCCTGGCGCGCGCGCTCGGCGCCGATCCGGTCGTGAAGCGGATCCGGCCCGCACCGTGGCTCCGCGTCTTTCCATCTCTCGGCGCCTGGAGCGCGGTGCCGCCCGCCGTGGGTGGCGACCCGCTTTCGCCGCCGTGGCCGGACCTTGTGATCGGCTGCGGTCGCCGTACGGCCGGCGCGGTATTGGCGGTCAGGGCGCGCTCCCGAGGGTGCAGCTTCGCCGCCCAGATCCAGGATCCGCGAATCGATCCCGGACTGTTCGATGCGCTGGTGGTCCCGGAACACGACCCGGTCCGCGGCGATAACGTGATCCTCACCACGGGCTCGCTGAACGCGCTTGCCTTCACTGACCTCAAGGCCGAGGCGAAACGGTTCGCGCCCCTGATTCGGTCGTTGCCGGGCCCACGCGTGCTCGTCGCTGTCGGCGGGCCCACCCGCAAGCAGCAGGTCGACCCGGCTCTCGCCGACCGTTTTGTCGGGCATCTGGAGCAGCTGATCGACAGCGGCTGCGGGTTGATGATGACCGCGTCCCGCCGCACGCCGGAGCGGCTCGCGCGGGCCTTGACGGCGCTTGCGGACGCGGAACCCGCAGCGCTGTTATGGGACGGAACGGGCGAGAACCCTTATTTCGGCTTTCTCGGTGCCGCCGACGCGATCGTCGTGACCTCGGACTCGGTCAACATGACCTCGGAGGCCTGCTCCTCCGGCAAGGGGGTCTATGTCGCCGATCTGCTCACACCGTCGGGACGGATCGCGACCTTCCAGAAAACCCTGAGGGAGCGGGGTCTGACACGACCCTTCGCGGGACATGTCGAGCCGTTCCTTTATGAGCCGCTACGCGATGCGGAAAAGGCTGCCGAAGCTTTGCGCGGCCTGATGGCCCGGAGGCAGCGCTAG
- a CDS encoding class I SAM-dependent methyltransferase — translation MANVLKEYFGTVTSSDAYSYGYGEVRNFLEFPYASASYDWVITNPPFRLAEEFLMEALRVSRNGVAILARTVFLESIGRYESIFQNTPPTKFAQFVERVPMVRGRLDKKATTATGYAWFVWEKNEVENAKLMWVPPCRRSLEREDDYKNPPVDLRELNVA, via the coding sequence ATGGCGAACGTACTTAAGGAATATTTTGGTACCGTAACTTCATCAGATGCGTATTCGTACGGGTATGGGGAAGTTCGAAATTTTTTAGAATTCCCTTATGCGTCAGCATCCTACGATTGGGTTATAACAAATCCTCCGTTCCGTTTAGCAGAAGAATTTTTGATGGAAGCCTTGAGGGTCTCTCGGAACGGGGTGGCAATCTTGGCGCGAACAGTATTCCTCGAAAGTATTGGGAGATATGAATCAATATTCCAGAATACGCCGCCGACAAAGTTTGCGCAGTTTGTTGAGCGCGTTCCAATGGTTAGAGGGAGGCTGGACAAAAAAGCTACAACAGCCACGGGATACGCATGGTTTGTTTGGGAGAAAAATGAAGTTGAGAATGCTAAATTGATGTGGGTACCTCCTTGTCGAAGGTCTCTGGAGCGCGAGGATGATTATAAAAATCCGCCTGTAGACTTGCGCGAATTAAATGTTGCTTGA